The following proteins are encoded in a genomic region of Streptomyces sp. NBC_01723:
- a CDS encoding septum formation initiator family protein, giving the protein MSRKPELKGRAARLARLLPPGGRGQAARAPFVLLVVVLLGGGLIGLLVLNSALSEGSFQLDDLKQETKSLTDEEQALQRDIDAYSAPRALQRRARELGMVPGGDPAFLGPDGTVKGSPSAAPTGTTPLVLAPEALTAPPGGVPTATPSPVGTQPPPAPSATPATPTAAATSTPSPTPTPTPGR; this is encoded by the coding sequence GTGAGCAGGAAACCCGAACTGAAGGGGCGGGCGGCCCGGCTGGCCCGGCTTCTCCCGCCCGGCGGCCGCGGCCAGGCGGCCCGGGCGCCCTTCGTCCTCCTCGTCGTCGTCCTCCTCGGCGGCGGCCTCATCGGGCTGCTGGTGCTGAACTCCGCCCTGAGCGAGGGCTCCTTCCAGCTGGACGACCTCAAACAGGAGACCAAGAGCCTCACCGACGAGGAACAGGCGCTCCAGCGGGACATCGACGCCTACTCCGCCCCCCGGGCCCTCCAGCGCCGCGCCCGCGAACTGGGCATGGTGCCCGGCGGCGACCCCGCCTTCCTCGGTCCCGACGGCACCGTCAAGGGCTCGCCCAGCGCCGCGCCGACCGGGACCACCCCGCTGGTCCTCGCCCCCGAGGCGCTGACCGCGCCGCCCGGCGGCGTGCCCACGGCCACCCCGTCGCCCGTCGGCACCCAGCCGCCCCCGGCCCCCTCCGCCACGCCCGCCACCCCCACCGCAGCGGCGACCTCCACCCCGAGCCCGACTCCGACCCCGACTCCCGGCAGGTGA
- the rsmH gene encoding 16S rRNA (cytosine(1402)-N(4))-methyltransferase RsmH, producing the protein MSQSRHVPVMLQRCLDLLAPALKEPGAVVVDCTLGLGGHSEALLERFPEARLVALDRDKEALRLSGERLAPYGDRATLVHAVYDELPDVLDRLGFPRVQGVLFDLGVSSMQLDEADRGFAYAQDAPLDMRMDQTSGMSAAEVLNTYPPGELVRILRAYGEEKQAKRIVSAVVREREKEPFTNSARLVELIRAALPQAAKRTGGNPAKRTFQALRIEVNGELSVLERAIPAAVEAIAVGGRIAVLSYQSLEDRLVKQVFAAGAANTAPPGLPVVPERYAPRLKLLTRGAELPTEEEIAENRRAAPARLRGAERIRESIG; encoded by the coding sequence TTGAGCCAGAGTCGACACGTCCCGGTGATGCTCCAGCGGTGTCTGGACCTGCTGGCGCCCGCCCTGAAGGAGCCGGGGGCCGTGGTCGTCGACTGCACACTGGGACTCGGCGGGCACAGCGAGGCGCTGCTCGAACGCTTCCCGGAGGCCCGGCTCGTCGCGCTCGACCGGGACAAGGAGGCCCTGCGCCTGTCCGGCGAGCGGCTCGCCCCGTACGGCGACCGCGCCACCCTCGTGCACGCCGTCTACGACGAGCTGCCCGACGTACTCGACCGGCTCGGCTTCCCGCGCGTCCAGGGCGTCCTGTTCGACCTCGGCGTCTCCTCCATGCAACTCGACGAGGCGGACCGCGGCTTCGCCTACGCCCAGGACGCCCCGCTCGACATGCGCATGGACCAGACGTCCGGCATGAGCGCCGCCGAGGTCCTCAACACCTACCCGCCCGGCGAACTCGTCCGCATCCTGCGGGCGTACGGCGAGGAGAAGCAGGCCAAGCGGATCGTGTCCGCGGTCGTGCGCGAGCGCGAGAAGGAGCCGTTCACCAACAGCGCCCGGCTCGTGGAGCTGATCCGCGCCGCGCTCCCGCAGGCCGCCAAGCGCACCGGCGGCAACCCGGCCAAGCGCACCTTCCAGGCCCTGCGCATCGAGGTCAACGGCGAGCTGTCCGTCCTGGAGCGGGCGATCCCGGCCGCCGTAGAGGCGATCGCCGTCGGCGGGCGGATCGCGGTGCTCTCCTACCAGTCCCTGGAGGACCGGCTGGTCAAGCAGGTCTTCGCGGCCGGTGCGGCCAACACCGCGCCGCCCGGTCTGCCGGTGGTCCCCGAACGGTACGCGCCCCGGCTCAAGCTGCTCACGCGCGGTGCCGAACTTCCCACCGAGGAGGAGATCGCCGAGAACCGGCGGGCGGCTCCGGCGCGGCTGCGCGGCGCCGAGCGCATCAGGGAGTCCATCGGGTGA
- a CDS encoding beta-class carbonic anhydrase — translation MTTSASVPAGSATDRLVEANARYAAEFSDAELAGRPALHTAVVACMDARLDVTAALGLRNGDCHVIRNAGGAVTDDVIRSLAISQRALGTTGVVLVHHTACGMETLTEDFRHELELEVGQRPVWAVESFQDVDQDVRQSIERVRTSPFLPHTDDVRGFVYDVKTGLLREVTPA, via the coding sequence ATGACGACTTCTGCATCGGTTCCCGCAGGCTCCGCCACCGACCGGCTCGTCGAGGCGAACGCGCGCTACGCCGCCGAGTTCTCCGACGCCGAACTCGCGGGCCGCCCCGCACTCCACACCGCCGTCGTGGCCTGCATGGACGCGCGCCTGGACGTGACCGCCGCGCTCGGCCTGCGCAACGGCGACTGCCACGTCATCCGCAACGCCGGCGGCGCCGTCACCGACGACGTGATCCGTTCCCTCGCCATCAGCCAGCGGGCGCTCGGCACCACCGGCGTGGTCCTCGTGCACCACACGGCGTGCGGCATGGAGACCCTCACCGAGGACTTCCGGCACGAGCTGGAGCTGGAGGTCGGCCAGCGTCCCGTCTGGGCGGTCGAGTCCTTCCAGGACGTCGACCAGGACGTGCGCCAGTCGATCGAACGGGTGCGCACCTCGCCGTTCCTGCCGCACACCGACGACGTACGTGGTTTCGTCTACGACGTGAAGACGGGACTGCTGCGCGAGGTCACCCCCGCCTGA
- a CDS encoding AAA family ATPase — MTTFDDQASHGGSPDRAYARVGDDLTAVVERVRGSVEDVIEGKPEVVRLSLTVLLAEGHLLIEDVPGVGKTMLAKALARSIDCSVRRIQFTPDLLPSDITGVSIWDQQRRDFEFKPGAIFAQVVIGDEINRASPKTQSALLESMEERQVTIDGQTYELPSPFMVVATQNPVEMEGTYPLPEAQRDRFMARVSIGYPSPEAELEMLDVHGGVNPLDDLQPVAHADEILKLIEAVRGVHVAEPVRRYAVDLVAATRNHPDLRLGASPRATLHLLRAAKASAALSGRDYALPDDVQALAVAVLAHRLLPTAQAQLNRRSAEQVVQEILQRTPVPAAPQQQTGFGMSRGAPAYPQQPPRRL, encoded by the coding sequence GTGACGACCTTTGACGATCAGGCGAGCCATGGAGGCAGCCCCGACCGGGCATACGCGCGGGTGGGAGACGATCTGACCGCTGTCGTCGAGCGGGTGCGTGGTTCGGTCGAGGACGTGATCGAGGGCAAGCCCGAGGTCGTGCGGCTCTCACTGACCGTGCTGCTCGCCGAGGGGCACCTGCTGATCGAGGACGTCCCGGGAGTCGGCAAGACCATGCTGGCCAAGGCGCTGGCGCGGTCCATCGACTGCTCAGTGCGCCGGATCCAGTTCACGCCGGACCTGCTGCCCTCCGACATCACCGGAGTCTCCATCTGGGACCAGCAGCGGCGGGACTTCGAGTTCAAGCCCGGCGCGATCTTCGCGCAGGTGGTGATCGGTGACGAGATCAACCGCGCCTCGCCGAAGACGCAGTCGGCGCTCCTGGAGTCGATGGAGGAGCGCCAGGTCACCATCGACGGCCAGACCTACGAGCTGCCCAGCCCCTTCATGGTGGTGGCCACGCAGAACCCGGTCGAGATGGAGGGCACCTACCCGCTGCCCGAGGCCCAGCGCGACCGCTTCATGGCCCGGGTCTCCATCGGCTATCCCAGCCCGGAGGCCGAGCTGGAGATGCTCGACGTGCACGGCGGAGTGAACCCGCTGGACGACCTCCAGCCGGTGGCGCACGCCGACGAGATCCTCAAGCTGATCGAGGCCGTCCGCGGCGTCCACGTCGCGGAGCCGGTCCGCAGGTACGCCGTGGACCTGGTCGCGGCCACCCGGAACCACCCCGATCTCAGACTCGGCGCCTCGCCGCGCGCCACGCTGCATCTGCTGCGCGCGGCGAAGGCTTCCGCCGCCCTGAGCGGCCGGGATTACGCGCTGCCGGACGACGTGCAGGCCCTCGCGGTCGCGGTCCTGGCCCACCGCCTGCTGCCGACCGCCCAGGCCCAGCTCAACCGCCGCAGCGCCGAGCAGGTCGTCCAGGAGATCCTCCAGCGCACCCCGGTGCCCGCGGCGCCCCAGCAGCAGACCGGCTTCGGCATGAGCCGCGGCGCACCGGCGTACCCCCAGCAGCCGCCGCGGAGGCTCTGA
- a CDS encoding DUF58 domain-containing protein, translated as MDAGGTDRSHDDRGESGGIRTALTGLTTRGRSFLAAGLAAAVCAYVLGQSDLLRVGLLLSVLPLVCATVLYRTRYRVAGSRRLSPERVPAGSEARVHLRVDNVSRMPTGLLMLQDRVPYVLGPRPRFVLDRVEPGGRREVSYRVRSDLRGRYPLGPLQLRLTDPFGLCELTRSFSTYDTLTVIPRVEALPPVRLSGEAKGYGEGRQRTLALAGDDDVIPRGYRYGDDLRRVHWRSTARYGELMVRREEQPQRARCTVLLDTRGLAYEGAGPDSPFEWAVSGAASVLVHMLERGFSVRLLTDTGNSVPGEGSDGFAGASQGTADAAGLMMDTLAVIDHSDGTSLSPAYDLLRGGNEGLLVAFFGDLDEEQATVAARMRQRSGGAVAFVLDSGAWARGPADVPGPSDGSEERLRMLREAGWTAVSVPYGATLEELWRLADRERTAVAAAAGGEGTR; from the coding sequence ATGGACGCCGGGGGGACGGACCGGTCGCACGACGACCGGGGCGAGAGCGGCGGGATCCGCACCGCCCTGACCGGTCTGACCACCCGCGGCCGCTCCTTCCTGGCCGCCGGACTCGCCGCCGCGGTCTGCGCCTACGTCCTCGGCCAGAGCGACCTGCTGCGGGTCGGGCTGCTGCTGAGTGTCCTGCCCCTGGTCTGCGCGACCGTGCTGTACCGCACGCGCTACCGGGTGGCGGGCAGCCGCCGGCTCTCCCCCGAGCGGGTGCCCGCGGGCAGCGAGGCCCGGGTGCACCTGCGCGTCGACAACGTCTCGCGGATGCCCACGGGACTGCTGATGCTCCAGGACCGGGTGCCTTACGTGCTGGGCCCCCGGCCCCGCTTCGTGCTCGACCGGGTGGAGCCGGGCGGTCGCCGCGAGGTTTCCTACCGGGTCCGCTCCGACCTGCGCGGCCGCTATCCGCTGGGCCCGCTGCAACTGCGGCTGACCGACCCGTTCGGACTGTGCGAGCTGACCCGGTCCTTCTCCACGTACGACACCCTGACCGTGATCCCGCGCGTGGAGGCGCTGCCGCCGGTGCGGCTCAGCGGCGAGGCGAAGGGGTACGGCGAGGGACGGCAGCGCACGCTCGCGCTGGCGGGCGACGACGACGTGATCCCGCGCGGGTACCGCTACGGCGACGACCTGCGCCGCGTGCACTGGCGCTCCACCGCGCGCTACGGCGAACTGATGGTGCGCCGCGAGGAGCAGCCGCAGCGCGCCCGCTGCACGGTGCTGCTGGACACCCGGGGCCTGGCCTACGAGGGCGCGGGCCCCGACTCGCCCTTCGAATGGGCGGTGTCGGGCGCGGCCTCCGTGCTGGTGCACATGCTGGAGCGGGGCTTCTCCGTCCGGCTGCTCACCGACACCGGCAACTCGGTGCCGGGCGAGGGCTCCGACGGCTTCGCGGGCGCGAGCCAGGGCACGGCCGACGCGGCCGGGCTGATGATGGACACCCTCGCGGTGATCGACCACTCCGACGGCACGAGCCTGTCCCCCGCCTACGACCTGCTGCGTGGCGGGAACGAAGGGCTGCTGGTGGCGTTCTTCGGCGACCTCGACGAGGAGCAGGCCACGGTGGCCGCCAGGATGCGGCAGCGCAGCGGCGGCGCGGTCGCCTTCGTCCTGGACAGCGGGGCCTGGGCGCGGGGACCGGCCGACGTGCCCGGTCCGTCGGACGGGAGCGAGGAGCGGCTGCGGATGCTGCGGGAGGCCGGCTGGACCGCCGTGAGCGTTCCGTACGGCGCCACCCTGGAGGAGCTGTGGCGTCTGGCGGACCGGGAACGCACCGCCGTCGCGGCGGCGGCCGGCGGGGAGGGGACGCGATGA
- a CDS encoding transglutaminase TgpA family protein, with protein MSGRARLAVCAWAATLMAACALLPLVEPATWILQAAVLLAVQAAVGAVARRVPLARPLTIAVQALVTLLLLTLVFARQQAFAGLIPGPQAIQRFGDLLQQGGDDIARYAIPAPLESDGIRLMLVGGVLVIGLLVDTLAVTFRSAAPAGLPLLALYSVAAGLSEGGADWLWFLVAAVGYLTLLLAEGRDRLSQWGRVFGGAARAPGAEQGGAVAPVRTGRRIGAFALGVALVVPLALPAMNGGLLDSARTGVGSGTGGGGTISAVNPLVSLRDSLNVDENRQVLSVQTDSNNLSDLYLRIVSLDDFDGTTWKPSKRQITAVPDGSFPTPVGLGPDVRRSETRTFISAADWYAQDWLPMPYPPTGVRVAGNWRYEPVGMTLVGDHGQNTRGLKYEVRSLNVQPTAEQLAAAPSPSTALKREYTQLPDSLPDLVSRTAREVTAGAANPYEQAVKLQEYFAVNGGFEYDTEVSVGSGSEAIARFLRDKEGFCVHFSFAMAAMARSLGIPARVAVGFAPGSPQADGSVSVGLRDAHAWPEVYFEGVGWTRFEPTPTRGSTPAYTVPDTPGSSVPDPALPSQDSETEPSAAPSTSESCSAQDKKLDACDTESALPVPVSDDGGPKWYEAPAWALAGLLVLLIPLSPMLWRLRTRARRLGAHGRAEADAGPHTLAVWQELADTAWDHGIPPEEAQTPRKAAARIVRLGRLDPTAAAAVHRVADAVEQVLYAPRPRLTAGLAEDVRLATAGLRAAVGRRTRLRARIAPRSTVRVAWALSDRWTALKRRAAAARPALRKTTGQQG; from the coding sequence ATGAGCGGGCGGGCGCGGCTGGCGGTGTGCGCGTGGGCTGCCACCCTGATGGCGGCGTGCGCGCTGCTGCCGCTGGTCGAACCGGCGACCTGGATCCTGCAGGCCGCGGTGCTGCTGGCGGTGCAGGCCGCGGTGGGTGCGGTGGCGCGACGGGTGCCGCTGGCGCGCCCGCTGACCATCGCCGTGCAGGCCCTGGTCACGCTGCTGCTCCTGACCCTGGTCTTCGCCCGGCAGCAGGCGTTCGCGGGGCTGATCCCCGGCCCGCAGGCCATCCAGCGCTTCGGCGACCTGCTGCAACAGGGCGGCGACGACATCGCCCGGTACGCCATCCCGGCGCCGTTGGAGTCCGACGGCATCCGGCTGATGCTGGTCGGCGGTGTCCTGGTGATCGGGCTGCTGGTGGACACCCTCGCGGTGACCTTCCGCAGCGCCGCGCCGGCCGGCCTGCCGCTGCTCGCGCTGTATTCGGTGGCCGCGGGGCTGTCCGAGGGCGGCGCCGACTGGCTGTGGTTCCTGGTGGCGGCGGTCGGCTATCTGACGTTGCTGCTGGCGGAGGGGCGGGACCGGCTCTCGCAGTGGGGCCGGGTCTTCGGCGGTGCGGCGCGCGCTCCGGGCGCCGAGCAGGGCGGCGCGGTCGCCCCGGTCCGCACCGGACGGCGGATCGGCGCGTTCGCGCTGGGCGTCGCCCTGGTGGTGCCGCTCGCCCTGCCCGCGATGAACGGCGGGCTGCTGGACAGCGCCCGGACGGGCGTCGGTTCCGGGACCGGGGGCGGCGGCACGATCTCGGCGGTGAACCCGCTGGTCTCCCTGCGGGACAGTCTCAACGTCGACGAGAACCGGCAGGTCCTCTCCGTCCAGACGGACTCGAACAACCTGTCGGACCTCTACCTGCGCATCGTGTCCCTGGACGACTTCGACGGCACCACCTGGAAGCCGTCCAAGCGGCAGATCACCGCCGTACCGGACGGCTCGTTCCCCACCCCCGTCGGCCTGGGCCCCGACGTCCGGCGCAGCGAGACCCGGACCTTCATCTCGGCCGCGGACTGGTACGCGCAGGACTGGCTGCCGATGCCGTACCCGCCCACCGGCGTGCGCGTCGCGGGGAACTGGCGGTACGAACCGGTCGGCATGACCCTGGTCGGCGACCACGGCCAGAACACCCGCGGGCTGAAGTACGAGGTGCGGAGCCTGAACGTGCAGCCGACGGCGGAGCAGCTCGCCGCCGCGCCGTCGCCGTCGACCGCGCTGAAGCGCGAGTACACGCAGTTGCCGGACTCGCTGCCCGACCTGGTCTCCAGGACCGCCCGCGAGGTCACCGCCGGCGCGGCGAACCCCTACGAGCAGGCGGTCAAGCTCCAGGAGTACTTCGCGGTCAACGGCGGTTTCGAGTACGACACCGAGGTCAGCGTCGGCAGTGGCTCGGAGGCGATCGCCCGTTTCCTGAGGGACAAGGAGGGCTTCTGCGTCCACTTCTCCTTCGCCATGGCGGCGATGGCCCGGTCCCTGGGCATTCCGGCCAGGGTCGCGGTGGGCTTCGCGCCGGGCTCCCCGCAGGCGGACGGTTCGGTGTCGGTGGGGCTGCGGGACGCGCACGCCTGGCCCGAGGTGTACTTCGAGGGCGTGGGCTGGACCCGCTTCGAGCCGACGCCGACGCGTGGCTCGACCCCGGCGTACACCGTGCCGGACACGCCGGGCAGTTCGGTGCCGGACCCGGCCCTTCCGTCGCAGGACAGCGAGACGGAGCCGTCCGCGGCGCCGTCGACGAGCGAGAGCTGCTCGGCGCAGGACAAGAAGCTGGACGCCTGCGACACCGAGTCCGCGCTGCCCGTGCCCGTCTCGGACGACGGCGGCCCGAAGTGGTACGAGGCGCCGGCCTGGGCGCTGGCGGGTCTCCTGGTGCTGCTGATCCCGCTGTCGCCGATGCTGTGGCGCCTGCGTACCCGGGCCAGGCGGCTGGGGGCGCACGGCCGCGCCGAGGCGGACGCGGGTCCGCACACCCTGGCGGTCTGGCAGGAGCTGGCCGATACGGCGTGGGACCACGGGATCCCGCCGGAGGAGGCGCAGACGCCCCGCAAGGCGGCGGCCCGGATCGTCCGGCTGGGCCGGCTCGATCCGACGGCCGCTGCGGCGGTGCACCGGGTCGCGGACGCGGTGGAGCAGGTCCTCTACGCGCCGCGACCGCGCCTGACGGCGGGGCTCGCCGAGGACGTCAGGCTCGCGACGGCCGGTCTGCGGGCGGCGGTCGGCCGCCGCACGCGGCTGCGCGCACGGATCGCCCCGCGTTCGACCGTACGGGTGGCCTGGGCGCTCTCGGACCGGTGGACGGCTCTGAAGCGGCGGGCCGCGGCGGCGCGGCCGGCCCTGCGGAAGACGACGGGGCAGCAGGGCTGA
- a CDS encoding spore wall synthesis complex protein, translating to MPLSEHEQRMLEQMERALYAEDPKFATALEGSGLRTYTRRRVYQAVAGFLVGIALLMAGMVAQQVWLSVVGFLVMLGCAVLAVTGWRKAPKPGEQPAAGAGPQTAGRQQRQKRSMMDRIDERWQRRRDEQQGGQ from the coding sequence GTGCCGCTCTCGGAGCACGAGCAGCGCATGCTCGAGCAAATGGAGCGAGCGCTGTACGCCGAAGATCCCAAGTTCGCGACAGCGCTCGAGGGAAGCGGGCTGCGTACGTACACCCGGCGACGGGTCTACCAGGCGGTCGCGGGCTTCCTCGTAGGTATTGCGCTCCTCATGGCCGGTATGGTCGCCCAGCAGGTGTGGCTCAGCGTGGTGGGCTTCCTGGTGATGCTGGGTTGCGCCGTGCTCGCCGTGACCGGCTGGCGCAAGGCCCCCAAGCCGGGCGAGCAGCCGGCTGCCGGTGCCGGACCACAGACCGCGGGCCGCCAGCAACGCCAGAAACGCTCGATGATGGACCGCATCGACGAACGCTGGCAGCGCCGCAGGGATGAGCAGCAGGGCGGCCAGTAG
- a CDS encoding methyltransferase — protein sequence MPDPSPNPASPRSEPSRSRAALRTAVVWDVLQDALDRRVKATGRQALDVLDTGGGSGNFAVPVARLGHRVTVVDPSPNALFALERRAAEADVADRVRGVQGDAHGLFDVVERGGYDVVLCHGVLEYVDDPAEGVRNVVAALRAEGVLSLLAAGLGGAVLARALAGHFTEARQALDDPNGRWGAGDPVPRRFTAEQLTGLVEAAGLRIGAVHGVRVFADLVPGVLVDTEPGAMDALLKLEAAAAELAAFHSVATQLHVLGETAGTDET from the coding sequence GTGCCGGACCCGAGCCCGAACCCCGCGTCGCCGCGCTCCGAGCCCTCGCGCTCCCGGGCGGCCCTGCGCACCGCCGTGGTCTGGGACGTCCTCCAGGACGCCCTGGACCGCCGGGTGAAGGCCACGGGCCGCCAAGCGCTGGACGTCCTCGACACCGGCGGCGGCAGCGGCAACTTCGCGGTGCCGGTGGCCCGCCTCGGCCACCGCGTCACCGTCGTCGACCCGAGCCCCAACGCCCTGTTCGCCCTGGAGCGCCGCGCCGCCGAGGCCGACGTCGCCGACCGCGTGCGAGGCGTCCAGGGGGACGCCCACGGCCTCTTCGACGTGGTCGAGCGCGGCGGCTACGACGTGGTGCTGTGCCACGGCGTCCTGGAGTACGTGGACGACCCCGCCGAGGGCGTCCGCAACGTGGTCGCCGCCCTGCGCGCCGAGGGCGTCCTCAGCCTGCTCGCCGCGGGCCTGGGCGGCGCCGTGCTCGCGCGCGCCCTCGCCGGGCACTTCACGGAGGCCCGGCAGGCCCTGGACGACCCGAACGGCCGCTGGGGCGCGGGTGACCCCGTGCCCCGCCGGTTCACCGCCGAACAGCTCACCGGGCTGGTCGAGGCCGCGGGGCTGCGGATCGGCGCGGTCCACGGTGTACGGGTCTTCGCCGACCTCGTTCCCGGCGTGCTGGTGGACACCGAGCCCGGCGCCATGGACGCCCTGTTGAAGCTGGAGGCCGCGGCGGCCGAACTCGCCGCCTTCCATTCTGTGGCCACGCAGCTTCATGTGCTCGGTGAGACCGCAGGGACCGACGAGACCTGA
- a CDS encoding SAV_6107 family HEPN domain-containing protein: MAHSFAAASRRRRAAGPAPSLTGPASDVHPVLRRATAPPAALDLLAQARAGLEEATTLATPNERYATAHLAALRTAAAVLAARGRPETTPRGRARIRSAWEVLPEIAPELSDWSALFAAGARRRARAEAGIQGAAGRRDADDLIRDVAMFLRLVERMLVLQPVLPQPRPDTDQPDPDLPDTG; the protein is encoded by the coding sequence ATGGCCCACTCGTTCGCAGCCGCCTCCCGGCGGCGCCGCGCAGCCGGCCCTGCACCCTCACTGACCGGCCCGGCGAGCGACGTGCACCCGGTGCTCCGCCGGGCGACCGCCCCGCCCGCCGCCCTCGACCTCCTCGCCCAGGCCCGCGCCGGCCTGGAGGAGGCCACCACCCTCGCGACGCCGAACGAGCGTTACGCGACGGCCCACCTCGCCGCCCTGCGCACCGCGGCCGCGGTCCTCGCCGCGCGGGGCCGCCCCGAGACCACCCCGCGGGGCCGCGCCCGCATCCGCAGCGCCTGGGAGGTGCTCCCCGAGATAGCGCCCGAGCTGTCCGACTGGAGCGCCCTGTTCGCCGCGGGCGCCCGGCGCCGGGCCCGGGCCGAGGCGGGCATCCAGGGTGCGGCGGGCCGCCGGGACGCCGACGACCTGATACGCGACGTGGCGATGTTCCTGCGCCTCGTGGAGCGGATGCTGGTACTCCAGCCGGTCCTGCCCCAGCCCCGCCCCGACACGGACCAGCCGGATCCCGACCTGCCGGACACGGGATGA
- a CDS encoding TetR/AcrR family transcriptional regulator — translation MESSSTAAPGSSRREATRQKLYEAAVTLIAEQGFSATTVDEIAERAGVAKGTVYYNFASKAVLFEELLRHGVGLLTASLREAAERTAREGRGRVDALDAMIRAGLVFIDRYPAFTQLYVAELWRTNRAWQSTLLVVRQEAVAVVEGVLREGVASGEFSDGIDVPLTAAALVGMVLVAALDWQSFQPERSLDDVHAALSRLLHGRVSGRP, via the coding sequence ATGGAAAGCAGCAGCACCGCCGCGCCGGGCAGCAGCCGTCGCGAGGCCACCCGGCAGAAGCTGTACGAGGCGGCCGTCACCCTCATCGCCGAGCAGGGTTTCTCCGCCACCACCGTGGACGAGATCGCCGAGCGGGCCGGCGTCGCGAAGGGCACGGTCTACTACAACTTCGCCAGCAAGGCCGTCCTCTTCGAGGAGCTGCTGCGGCACGGCGTCGGACTGCTCACCGCCTCGCTGCGGGAGGCGGCGGAGCGGACGGCGCGGGAGGGCCGCGGCCGGGTCGACGCCCTGGACGCGATGATCCGCGCGGGGCTCGTGTTCATCGACCGCTACCCGGCCTTCACCCAGCTGTACGTGGCCGAGCTGTGGCGCACCAACCGAGCCTGGCAGTCGACTCTGCTGGTGGTCCGGCAGGAGGCCGTGGCGGTGGTGGAGGGCGTGCTGCGCGAGGGCGTGGCGAGCGGGGAGTTCAGCGACGGCATCGACGTGCCGCTGACCGCCGCCGCGCTGGTGGGCATGGTGCTGGTGGCCGCGCTGGACTGGCAGTCGTTCCAGCCGGAGCGCTCCCTGGACGACGTGCACGCCGCGCTGTCGCGGCTGCTCCACGGGCGGGTGAGCGGCCGCCCCTGA